From Pseudoramibacter sp.:
TCATGCCCTGGGGCAGCGAAGGCGATCCCCTGGACACCAAATACCTCTACGTCTGCCACGCAGAGTTCAACGCCATTTTAAACAGCGGCGCCAAAACCCTGAAGGGGGCGACCATTTACGTCACCCTCTTCCCATGCAACGAATGCACCAAGGCGATCATTCAGTGCGGCATTAAAAAAGTGGTCTATCTCGAAAACAAATACCCGGACTCCGACGCCGTCATCGCCGCCAAGCGCATGATGGACATGACCGGCATCACCTACGTTCAATACACCAGAGCGGACCGTGACGTCAGCCTGAAATTATAACACTTACTTGCCAAAAACTTCTTCCGCAATGGCCACGCCGGCTTTGGCATCTTTGCCGTAATAGTCGGCGTGAATTTTTTTCGCATAAGCTTCGTTCATCACGGCGCCGCCGACCATCACCTTGATGTCCGGATCGGCGGCCTTGATCATTTCAATGGTCGTTTCCATATTCTTCACCGTCGTCGTCATAAGGGCGCTGAGCCCTACGAGCTTCACGTTTTCTTTCACCGCCGTTTCAACGATAATTTCGGGGTCCACATCTTTGCCGAGGTCGATGATCTGGTAGCCGTAGTTTTCCATGATCGTCTTCAGAATATTTTTGCCGATGTCGTGGACATCCCCTTTGACTGTCGCCAGAATGACTTTGTTTTTCTGAACGTCGGTTTCCGCGCTCATGTGCTGTTTCAACACCGCAAAGGCGTTCTGCACCGTTTCCGCCGCAAAAATCAGGTTCGGCAAAAACACTTCGCCGGTTTCAAACAAATCCCCGATGACATCCAGCCCCGGAATGAGGTCGCCGTTGATAATGGCCATGGGATCCTGGGTTTTGAGGGCTTCTTCGACCGCCGGCACGATTTCATCTTTCAAGCCGTCCACGACCATCTGCTTCATATCGGCCTGTTCTGCCTGATCTTGATTTGAAGCTGAATGGTCTTCTTCATCCTGATTTTTCTGATTTTCCTGAACCGCCGTTTTTTCGGGCACGGCCGTCTGCTTGTCATGCTTGTGGGCTGCCACGTAATCCATGCAGCCTTCGTCGATGCCGGACAGGGCCCTGTAAGCGGAAATGGCGTTCATCATTTCCGTATCCCCGACTTTGAGAATCGGCGTGTCCAGCCCGGCGGCCAAAGCCATGGTCAGAAAAGTCTTGTTGATCAGGCGGCGGTTCGGCAGCCCGAAGGAGATGTTGCTGACCCCGAGAACCGTCGGCACCCCGTATTTTTCTTTTACCAGCGTAAGCGCCAGCAGGGTTTCCCCGCAGGCCTTCTGCTGGGCCGACGCGGTGAGCACCAGACAGTCGATGGCCACGTTGTTCTGAGAAATGCCCAATGATTTAGCGTGTGCGATAATTTTGTCGGCGACTTTGAGCCGGTCTTCCGCCGTTTTGGGCAGGCCGTTTTCGTCGAGGGCCAGCCCCAGCACACCGGCGCCGTAGCGGGCCACCAGCGGCAGGATCGCGTCCCGGGATTCCGCTTCCCCGTTCACTGAATTGATGAGCACCTTGCCCGGATAGGTCTGAAGCACCGCTTCGATGACTTCGGGCTTCGTGCTGTCGATCTGGAGGGGCAGATCCACCACCTGGCTGATCGCCTTCACCACCCGGAGCATGGTTTCTTTTTCGTCCAGTTCCGGCAGGCCCACGTTGACATCGAGGATGTCCGCACCCTGACGCTTCTGTTCCATGGCCAGCTGCTTGGCCACGGTCAGGCCGCCCTTTCTCAAATCTTCTTTGAGCGCAGCGCTGGCCGTAGGATTGATGGCTTCCCCGATGGTTCTCACATCGGTGCCCAGGGTCACCGTCCGGGTCGTCGACGCGATGCGCATGGGCTGGGGTCTCGTCCACGGCGTTTTGTGCGGCAGGTCCTTTGTCTTTTCAACCAGTTTTGCGATATAGTCCGGCGTCGTGCCGCAGCACCCGCCGAGAATCGCAGCGCCGGCTTCGGCAATCTGCGCCATGATATCTGAAAAATCTTCTGCCGAAACGTCGTAGACGGTTTGGCCGTCCACATCCCGCGGCAGACCGGCGTTGGGTTCCACCATAATCGGAACTGACGCCGTATCGATCAGGGTCTTCACCACGGGCAGCATTTCTTCAGGACCGGTGGAGCAGTTGATGCCAATGGCATCGACCTTGAGATTTTCGAGAATCGTCACCACCGTTTCAGGGTCGCTGCCCGTCAGGGTCCGGCCGTTGCTTTCGTAAGTCATCGAGGCCACGATGGGCAGATCGCAGGCCCGTCTGGCGCCGATCACCGCGGCCCGGGCTTCGACGATATCCGTCATGGTTTCGATGAGGATGAGATCCGCACCGGCTTCTGCGCCGGCCCGGGCCGACCGTTCAAAACAGGCTGCGGCTTCTTCAAAAGTAAAATCGCCGATGTCGCCGATCAGCGCCCCCGACGGACCGATATCCATCGCCACGTATTTGGGGTGCTGGGCCTTTGCAATTTTCACGGCCTGGCGAATCACTTCTTCCACTGAATACTTTGATGCGGCCATCTTCCGGTCGTTG
This genomic window contains:
- a CDS encoding deoxycytidylate deaminase → MKRKDYLSWDQYFMGIALLSAKRSKDPHTQVGACIVSPDKKILSMGYNGMPIGCDDDVMPWGSEGDPLDTKYLYVCHAEFNAILNSGAKTLKGATIYVTLFPCNECTKAIIQCGIKKVVYLENKYPDSDAVIAAKRMMDMTGITYVQYTRADRDVSLKL
- a CDS encoding homocysteine S-methyltransferase family protein, whose amino-acid sequence is MEFREAIKKQRLYLDGAMGSMIQKRIENPGPVPEELNITHPDVIGEIQSAYVQAGADILIANTFGANDRKMAASKYSVEEVIRQAVKIAKAQHPKYVAMDIGPSGALIGDIGDFTFEEAAACFERSARAGAEAGADLILIETMTDIVEARAAVIGARRACDLPIVASMTYESNGRTLTGSDPETVVTILENLKVDAIGINCSTGPEEMLPVVKTLIDTASVPIMVEPNAGLPRDVDGQTVYDVSAEDFSDIMAQIAEAGAAILGGCCGTTPDYIAKLVEKTKDLPHKTPWTRPQPMRIASTTRTVTLGTDVRTIGEAINPTASAALKEDLRKGGLTVAKQLAMEQKRQGADILDVNVGLPELDEKETMLRVVKAISQVVDLPLQIDSTKPEVIEAVLQTYPGKVLINSVNGEAESRDAILPLVARYGAGVLGLALDENGLPKTAEDRLKVADKIIAHAKSLGISQNNVAIDCLVLTASAQQKACGETLLALTLVKEKYGVPTVLGVSNISFGLPNRRLINKTFLTMALAAGLDTPILKVGDTEMMNAISAYRALSGIDEGCMDYVAAHKHDKQTAVPEKTAVQENQKNQDEEDHSASNQDQAEQADMKQMVVDGLKDEIVPAVEEALKTQDPMAIINGDLIPGLDVIGDLFETGEVFLPNLIFAAETVQNAFAVLKQHMSAETDVQKNKVILATVKGDVHDIGKNILKTIMENYGYQIIDLGKDVDPEIIVETAVKENVKLVGLSALMTTTVKNMETTIEMIKAADPDIKVMVGGAVMNEAYAKKIHADYYGKDAKAGVAIAEEVFGK